The Meleagris gallopavo isolate NT-WF06-2002-E0010 breed Aviagen turkey brand Nicholas breeding stock unplaced genomic scaffold, Turkey_5.1 ChrUn_random_7180001889460, whole genome shotgun sequence genomic sequence NNNNNNNNNNNNNNNNNNNNNNNNNNNNNNNNNNNNNNNNNNNNNNNNNNNNNNNNNNNNNNNNNNNNNNNNNNNNNNNNNNNNNNNNNNNNNNNNNNNNNNNNNNNNNNNNNNNNNNNNNNNNNNNNNNNNNNNNNNNNNNNNNNNNNNNNNNNNNNNNNNNNNNNNNNNNNNNNNNNNNNNNNNNNNNNNNNNNNNNNNNNNNNNNNNNNNNNNNNNNNNNNNNNNNNNNNNNNNNNNNNNNNNNNNNNNNNNNNNNNNNNNNNNNNNNNNNNNNNNNNNNNNNNNNNNNNNNNNNNNNNNNNNNNNNNNNNNNNNNNNNNNNNNNNNNNNNNNNNNNNNNNNNNNNNNNNNNNNNNNNNNNNNNNNNNNNNNNNNNNNNNNNNNNNNNNNNNNNNNNNNNNNNNNNNNNNNNNNNNNNNNNNNNNNNNNNNNNNNNNNNNNNNNNNNNNNNNNNNNNNNNNNNNNNNNNNNNNNNNNNNNNNNNNNNNNNNNNNNNNNNNNNNNNNNNNNNNNNNNNNNNNNNNNNNNNNNNNNNNNNNNNNNNNNNNNNNNNNNNNNNNNNNNNNNNNNNNNNNNNNNNNNNNNNNNNNNNNNNNNNNNNNNNNNNNNNNNNNNNNNNNNNNNNNNNNNNNNNNNNNNNNNNNNNNNNNNNNNNNNNNNNNNNNNNNNNNNNNNNNNNNNNNNNNNNNNNNNNNNNNNNNNNNNNNNNNNNNNNNNNNNNNNNNNNNNNNNNNNNNNNNNNNNNNNNNNNNNNNNNNNNNNNNNNNNNNNNNNNNNNNNNNNNNNNNNNNNNNNNNNNNNNNNNNNNNNNtccttcttcttccttctcttcttccttcctctttttttttcttttcctctctcttccacCTTCCTcgttcttccttctttctcctctttctttcctccttgctcccccttcttcctcctttctccacCTCTCCCCCCCGacacccatccatccatccgtccgtcCGTCCTGCCACGCGTCCGTTGTTCCCGCAGCTGTTGCGGAAGCGCCACATCGGGAACGACATCGTCACCATCGTGTTCCAGGAGCCGGGCGCGCTGCCCTTCACCCCGCAGGGCGTCCGCTCGCACTTCCAGCACGTCTTCATCGTGGTGCGGGCGCACGAGCCCTGCACAGACCTGGTCAGATACAGGTGGGGCCCGAGGGGCTGCGGACGGGGGGGAGTTTGGGGGCAGTTCTGCTCATTCGGGGTCGTTTCTGtgacatttggggtcatttctGCCAATTTGGGGTCCTTTCAGCTCATTTGGGGTCATTTCTGTGACATTTGGGCTCCTTTCTGCTCATTTGGGGTCATTTCTGCGACATTTGGGGTCCTTTCTGCTCATTTGGGGTCCTTTCTGCTCATTTGGGGTCCTTTCTGCGACATTTGGGGTCAGTTCTGCAACATTTGGGGTCAGTTCTGCTGATTTGGGTTCCTTTCTGCTGATTTGGGGTCATTTCTGtgacatttggggtcatttctGCTGATTTGGGGTCGTTTCTGCGACATTTTGGGTGTTTTCTGCTGATTTGGGGTCTTTTCTGCTGATTTGGGGTCATTTCTGtgacatttggggtcatttctGCTGATTTGAGGTCATTTCTGTGACATTTGGGATCAATTTGGGGcagttcttcctccttttcGGCAACAAAATGGACGTTTCTCCCACATTTCTCCTTTTGGATGTCCAGGGGGACAAATCCGGAAATCCAGGGGGGCAAATCCTGACATCCAGGGGGACAAATCCTGACGTCCATGGGGACAAATCCTGACGTCCAAGGGGACAAATCCTGACATCCAGGGGACAAATCCTGACCTCCATGGGGACAAATCCTGACGTCCAGGGGGACAAATCCTGACGTCCAAGGGGACAAATCCTGACATCCAGGGGACAAATCCTGATCTCCGTGGGGACAAATCCTGACCTCCATGGGGACAAATCCTGACGTCCAGGGGGACAAATCCTGACCTCCAAGGGGACAAATCCTGACCTCCATGGGGACAAATCCTGACCTCCAAGGGGCAAATCCTGACCTCCATGGGGACAAATCCTGACATCCAAGGGGACAAATCCTGATCTCCATGGGGACAAATCCTGACATCCAAGGGGACAAATCCTGACGTCCAAGGGGACAAATCCTGACGTCCATGGGGACAAATCCTGACGTCCAAGGGGACAAATCCTGACATCCATGGGACAAATCCTGACGTCCATGGGGACAAATCCTGACGTCCATGGGGACAAATCCTGATCTCCGCGGGGACAAATCCTGACCTCCGTGGGGACAAATCCTGACCTCCAAGGGGACAAATCCTGACATCCATGGGGACAAATCCTGACGTCCATGGGGACAAATCCTGACCTCCGTGGGGACAAATCCTGACCTCCAAGGGGACAAATCCTGACCTCCAAGGGGACAAATCCTGACGTCCATGGGGACAAATCCTGACCTCCATGGGGACAAATCCTGACATCCAGGGTGACAAATCCTGACATCCACGGCGTCGAATCGTTTCCCCGTTGCCATGCGGGGGGTTTCaccctttcccttcccccccccacccGCAGCGTTGCCGTCACCCGCTCCAAGGACGTCCCCCCCTTCGGCCCCCCCATCCCCAGCGGGATTCCCTTCCGCAAATCCGACGCTTTCCGGGATTTTCTCCTGGCCAAAGCCATCAACGCGGAAAACGCCGCTCACAAGTCGGACAAATTCCATGCCATGGCCACGCGGACGCGGCGCGAATACCTGCAGGACCTGGCGGAGAATTTTGTCACCAACACCCCCATCGACTCGGCTGGGAAATTCAACCTCATCTCTTTGGGGtctaaaaagaaagagaagagcaaagCCAGGGTGGGAGTGGAGCTGCGCAGCGCGGGGGCCATCGCCTGGCGCGTCTCGGCGCAGGATTTTGCCCGCGGGGAGGAAATTTCCTGCATCCTGGGGGTCTCCAACGAGTTCGTGGTGCTGTTGGATTTGGGGGCCAAGGAGGTGGTCTTCAACTGCTTCTGCGGGGACGTCATCGGGTGGACGGCTGACGGGGCCAACCTGAAGCTCTTCTACGGGCGGGGGGATCACGTCTGCCTCCGAGCGGCCGAGGGGGGGCCGGACGACGTCAGGGAGATCGTGCAGAGGTTGAAGGTCTGCGGGGAGGGGGCTCGGGGGGTCTTCTGGGGGTGGGGAGGgtgggtggggggggggggggagggcaAATTCTGCTCCTCAGAAGAGGAGGGTCCAGGTTGGGGAACGGTTGAGTGGTTGGCCAATGGTTGAGTGGTTGGGCAATGGTTGGGCAGTGGTTGGCCAATAGTTGGCCAGTTGTTGAGTGATTGGCCAATGGTTGGCCAACGGTTGAGTGGATGGCCAATGGTTAGCCAGTGGTTGGCCAATAGTTGGCCAGTTGTTGGGTGATTGGCCAATGGTTGGCCAACGGTTGAGTGTTGGCCAGTGGTTGGCCAATGGTTGACCAGTGGTTGGCCAGTAGTTAAGTGGTTGGCCAATGGTTGGCCAATAGTTGGCCAGTTGTTGAGTGATTGGCCAATGGTTGGCCAACGGTTGAGTGTTGGCCAGTGGTTGGCCAATGGTTGACCAGTGGTTGGCCAGTAGTTAAGTGGTTGGCCAATGGTTGGCCAATAGTTGGCCAGTTGTTGAGTGATTGGCCAATGGTTGGCCAATGGTTGAGTGGTTGGACAGTGGTTGGGCAGTGGTTGGCCAATAGTTGGCCAGTAGTTAACTGGTTGGCCAATGGTTGAGTGGTTGGGCAGTGGTTGGCCAATGGTTAGCCAGTTGTTGAGCGATTGGCCAATGGTTGGCCAATGGTTGAGTGGTTGGCCAATGGTTGGCCAGTGGTTGGCCAATAGTTGGCCAGTTGTTGGGTGATTGGCCAATTGTTGCCAACGGTTGAGTGGTTGGGCAATGGTTGGCCAGTGGTTGGCCAATAGTTGGCCAGTTGTTGGGTGATTGGCCAATTGTTGGCCAACGGTTGAGTGGTTGGGCAATGGTTGGCCAGTTCTTGGCCAATAGTTGGCTAGTTGTTGGGTGACTGGCCAATGGTTGGCCAACAGTTGAGTGGTTGGCCAACGGTTGACCAGTGGTTGGCCAATAGTTGGCTAGTAGTTGAGTGGTTGGGTAATGGTTGGCCAGTAGTTGGCCTGTTGTTGAGTGATTGGCCAATGGTTGTGTGGTTGGCCACTGGTTGGCCAGTAGTTGAG encodes the following:
- the LOC104916390 gene encoding signal-induced proliferation-associated 1-like protein 3, coding for LLPLLPPFSTSPPRHPSIHPSVRPATRPLFPQLLRKRHIGNDIVTIVFQEPGALPFTPQGVRSHFQHVFIVVRAHEPCTDLVRYSVAVTRSKDVPPFGPPIPSGIPFRKSDAFRDFLLAKAINAENAAHKSDKFHAMATRTRREYLQDLAENFVTNTPIDSAGKFNLISLGSKKKEKSKARVGVELRSAGAIAWRVSAQDFARGEEISCILGVSNEFVVLLDLGAKEVVFNCFCGDVIGWTADGANLKLFYGRGDHVCLRAAEGGPDDVREIVQRLKVTTPGCDTVDMTLRRNGLGQLGFHVKYDGTVAEVEEYGFAWQAGLRQGSRLVEICKVAVVTLSHEQMIDLLRTSVTVKVVIVPPHDDGAPRR